From the genome of Streptomyces sp. S4.7:
GCCCTCGATGCCGACGAGTTCACCGCCGTAGACGGCGGCCATGACGACCTTGCCCTGCTCCAGGTCGTGCGGGATGAACACGCAGGAGCGGAAGCCCGCGCGGGCCGCGGCGGCGCCGACGGCGCCCGCGAGATTGCCGGTGGAGGAGCAGGAGAGCGTGGTGAAGCCGAAGGCGCGCGCCGCCTCGACGGCGATGGCGACGACCCGGTCCTTGAAGGAGTGCGTCGGGTTGCCGGAGTCGTCCTTCACGTACAGGCCGCCGGTCACACCCAGCTCACGGGCGAGGTTGTCGGCCTTGACGAGCTTGGTGAAGCCGGGGTTGATGTTCGGCTTCGACGCCACGTCGGCGGGGACGGGCAGCAGCGGGGCGTAGCGCCAGATGTTGTCGGGGCCCGCGGCGATGCGCTTCTTCAGCTCCTCGGGATCGCCCGTCGGCAGGTCGTAGGCCACTTCGAGGGGGCCGAAACAGCTCTGACAGGCGAAGATCGGGCCGAGTTCGAAGCGTTCACCGCATTCGCGGCACGAGAGGGCGGCGGCGGGTCCGAGGTCCACGGTGCCGGCGTCGGATGCTGCTGATCCGGCGGCAGTGGTGGCGTCGTTGGTGTTGGAGACGGTCTGCACAGCCATGAAGGCGAGGGCCCTTTCCTCATCTTCCTCGCGACGCATCTCGCCGCGAGACGGAATTGGCACCTTCCCCACCGTGACCTCGCGGTCGGCGGGAGGGTTGCCGGGGCTTCAACGGGCCGTTCCCTCTGCCCCTCTGGATGAGCGGTATTCGATTGTCAGCCTGATGACCCCCGACGTGCGACGGTCATCCGCGTTGTTCAAGACTGTAACCGAACCCCTGGACGGTTGAAGGCCTCGTCCGATCCGCGAGATGGAGATCACGTGCTGGAAGAGGTGGAGCGCTGGCTGGCCCGGCGGTCCTGGTCCGCGGCGGACCGGCCGCCCGGTCTGCTGGCCGCGGCGAAGCAGGGTACGCAGGTCAGCGTGGTGCTCCCGGCCCTGAACGAGGAGGCGACGGTCGGCCGGATCGTCTCGGTGATCCGGCGCGAACTGATGTCGGGCCCGGCGCCGCTCGTCGACGAGCTGGTGGTGATCGACTCGGGTTCGACCGACCGTACGGGGGAGGTCGCCGCGGCGGCCGGGGCACGGGTGGTGCACCGGGACGACATCCTGCCGAGGCTGCCGGCCGTGCCGGGCAAGGGCGAGGTGCTGTGGCGCTCGCTGCTGGTGACGAGCGGCGACATCGTCTGTTTCGTGGACGCGGACCTGAAGGACTTCTCGGCGGATTTCGTGACGGGGACCGTGGGGCCGCTGCTGACCGAGCCGGACGTGCTGCTCGTGAAGGCGATGTACGACCGCCCGCTCGGCGACGAGCCGGGGCAGGGCGGCCGGGTGACGGAGCTGGTCGCGCGCCCGCTGCTGAATCTGCACTGGCCGCTGCTCGCGGGGTTCGTGCAGCCGCTGGGCGGCGAGTACGCGGTACGGCGCTCGCTGCTGGAGCGGCTGCCGTTCCCGGTCGGTTACGGGGTGGAGCTGGGGCTGCTCGTGGACGCGCTGCACACGGTGGGGCTGGACGCGCTGGGCCAGGTCGATGTCGGGGTGCGCAGGCACCGGCACCAGGACGGGCAGGCGCTGGGGCGGATGGCGGCGGCGATCTACCGGACGGCGCAGCTACGGCTGTCGCGGGGGCATCTGGTGCGGCCGGCGCTGACGCAGTTCGAGCGGGGCGAGGGCGGCTTCGAGCCGCGTACGCACGCGGTGGACACGCAGGAGCGGCCGCCGATGCGGGAGATCGCGGAGTACGCGGAGCGGCGCGCGGCGTAGGCGCGCCGCGAGGGCCCGGCGTGGGCGCGTGGCTCAGGCGCGCGCGTGGGGCTCACCGGGCCCGCCCGGCGGCAGGCTTCACCGCGTGGCATTACCGGTCCGTTCGTATGATTTGCGTATATTGCCCGGTATGGCGATGACTGCGGTGACCCTGACCACGGAACAGCTCTGGCTGCTGGGCGGCGTGGCCCTCGCCCTCGTCGCCGCCGGGGTGGTGGCGCTCGCGGCGAGCCGGGGCCGGGGGCGTGGCTGATCCTCACCGACCTGAATCCGTACGTTTGAGCGTTTGTGCGACGGGCTAGATTTCGGCACATGGTCTCCGAGCAAGCCGCCCAGGTCCTCGTCGCGTCCAATCGCGGCCCCGTCTCGTACACACTCGGCGAGAACGGCGAGCTGACCTCCGGGCGCGGTGGCGGCGGTCTCGTCTCGGGTCTGTCGGCCATCGGGCCGGACACGAACGCGGTGTGGGTGTGCGCGGCCCTCGGTGACGGCGACCGCGAGGCCGTACGGCGCACCGGCGGCCGGCTGGACACCGCCGACACGGGCGGGCAGCGGGTCAGGATGCTCGGCATCCCGCCGGAGGTATACGCGGACGCGTACAACGGCGTCGCGAACTCCACGCTCTGGTTCGTCCACCACCTGCTCTACCAGACACCGCTGGAGCCGGCCTTCGGCTCGGACTTCC
Proteins encoded in this window:
- a CDS encoding glucosyl-3-phosphoglycerate synthase, translating into MLEEVERWLARRSWSAADRPPGLLAAAKQGTQVSVVLPALNEEATVGRIVSVIRRELMSGPAPLVDELVVIDSGSTDRTGEVAAAAGARVVHRDDILPRLPAVPGKGEVLWRSLLVTSGDIVCFVDADLKDFSADFVTGTVGPLLTEPDVLLVKAMYDRPLGDEPGQGGRVTELVARPLLNLHWPLLAGFVQPLGGEYAVRRSLLERLPFPVGYGVELGLLVDALHTVGLDALGQVDVGVRRHRHQDGQALGRMAAAIYRTAQLRLSRGHLVRPALTQFERGEGGFEPRTHAVDTQERPPMREIAEYAERRAA